The DNA region GGAGCCAGTTGCTCGCCGACGTCACCGGGTTGCGGGTCGAGGTCACCGATACGCACGAGGCAGGCGCTCGCGGTGCGGCGATGCTGGCCGGCATCGGCGTCGGGTTGCTCGACGATCCGCTCGATGCCGCTCGACGCTGGGTCCAGGTGATCCGAGTGCACCGCCCGCGGGCGGCGCGGGCCGGTCTGCACGACGACCGTTTCGGTCGCTGGTGCGCAGCCATCGCGGCGCTGCAGAACGGTGTGCCGAATCGGCCCTGAGGAAAGGGCCCTGAGGAATGGTCCCAGAGGATCGGGTGCTGAGGAATCGGGCACGAAACGGGCAGCAACTCGGCATCATCCGGCCCTGTCCCGGCATGGCCGGGCGGAGCAGGATGGTGTTGTCTCAGTGAGTAACCGTTGAGTAGGAGAGTTCATGACGGCAATCCAGGCCCCGACCGTGCCGGATCGGATGCGGGGGGTGTATCTGCCGGGCGGACGGCGCACCGTGGTCGCCGATGACATACCGGTGCCGACGCCGGGCTACGGGCAGGTGCTGCTGCGGGTGGGCGCCTCCACCATCTGCGGCAGCGACGTGCGGGCCATCTACCGAGAGCACCTGGGTTCGGGGCCGGAGGGCTACAACGACGTGATCGCCGGGCACGAACCGGCCGGTCAGGTGGTGGCCATCGGTCCGGGTGTGAAACGACTGGGGGTGGGCGCGCGGGTCGCGGTTTACCACATCTCCGGCTGCGGCCAGTGCTCCGAATGCGTCAAGGGCTACTTCATCAGCTGTACCAGCGCGTTGCGCGCGGCGTACGGCTGGCAGCGGGACGGCGGTCACGGCGACTATCTGCTGGCGGAGGAGAACACCTGCATTCCGCTGCCGGACTACCTGACCTACGTCGACGGTGCCTGCGTGGCGTGCGGTTTCAGCACCGCCTACGAGGCGCTGGTCCGGCTGCAGATCTCCGGTCAGGACAGTCTGCTGATCACCGGTCTCGGCCCGGTCGGGCTGGCCGCCGGGCTGCTGGCCAAGAAGCTGGGCGCGGCCCCGGTCTACGGCACCGACCCGGCCGGGGAACGGGCGGCCCTGGCCCTCGAGCTGGGGGCGGTCGACGACGTGTTGTCGCCCGACGACCTGACCGGTGCCGGGGCTGGGACCTTCACCGCGGCGGTCGACTGTTCTGGTTCGGCGGCCGGTCGGCGGACCGCGCTCGCCGGACTGCGGCGTTGGGGCCGGATGGCGTTCGTCGGTGAGGGCGGGGAGATGAGCTTCGACGTCAGCCACGAGGTGATCCATCGCCAGCTCACCCTGATCGGCTCCTGGGTGACCAGCGTCGGCCGGATGCGTGAGTTGCTGGACCGGCTGGTCGTGTGGCAGCTGCATCCCGAGGTGATCGTCAGCGATCGGTTCGATCTGGACCAGGCCGCCACCGCGTACGAGTTGGTCGACGCCGGCAAATCCGGCAAGGCGGCGCTGGTCCCGAGCTGATCAGCTCAGCAGGTCGATGATCTCGGTGTAGCCGCGGGCTCGCGCCACGTCCAGAGCAGTGTCGCCTTTGGGGTCTTTGACGGACTGGTCGACGCCGGCGGCCACCAGGGCGGCCACGGTCCGCTGGTGCGACGGTCCGCCGTCACCCAGGATCACCGCCTCGTGCAGCGCGGTGTAGCCGATCCGATTGACGTGGTCGATGTCGATGTCGGTGTCCAGCAGGACCTTGATCACCCGGTGGAAGCCGCGGTCGGCCGCCCGGATCAGGCCGGTGCCCTTCCAGCTGTCCAGGCTGCGGACGTCGGCCCCGTGTTTCAGCGTCAGCCGGAGCAGCCGCGGGTCGTCGCCGACCTCGCTGGTGGCGATCAGGTACGCGCTCTGGACCGTCTCGTCCTTGGCGTTGGGATCGGCACCCGCGGTGAGGAGTCGCTCGGCGATGTCGAGATGGTTCCCGTACGCCGCCGCGACCAGCGCTGTCGCACCGGAGGAGTCGCGGGCGGCGATCGAGGCGTGCTGATCGAGCAACCGCTCGACCCGGGCGAGATCGCCGGTCCGGGCAGCCTTGATCAGCCGCTGACCACGCTCCCGGATCTCGTCCCGATCGTCGATGAGCGCGACGATCTGGTCGTAGCCGCGGGCGGCGGCGAGGGCGCGCGGTGTCCTGCCGTCACCGTCGCGGATCGAGGTGTCGGCCCCCGCGCCGATCAGCTGACGGACGACGTCGACGTGATCGGCCGAGCCATTGCCCAGCACGATGGCCTCCAGCATCGCGGTCCAGTTCAGGTCGTTGACGTGGTCCACCGGCACCCCGGCGTTGATCAGGATCCGGACGGTCTCGGTGTGCCCGTGCTCGCTGGCCGGGATCAGCGCCGTGCCGCCGAATCGGTTGGTGCTCTTCACATTCGCCCCGTGCCGCAGCGTCGCGCGCAGGATCTCGTTGTAGCCCTCGGCGCCCGCATACAGGAAGGCGGAGTCCTGTAGGTCGTCCTTGGCGTCCGGATCGGCGCCGGCTTCCAGCAGCAGCACCGCGACCTTGGTCTGCCTTGCCTTGGTGGCTACCACCAGCGGCGTACGCCGGCGGTCGTCGCGCGCCTCGAGATCGGCCTTCGCGGCGATCGCGGTGCGCGCCGCGCCGAGGTCACCGGTCGCCGCGGCGCGGAGCAGGGCTCGGGTCGCTTCCTGGCGGGACATGCGGGGCTTCTCCTTGGTCTGTGCGGATTCCTTGGTCTGTGCAGTCGTGGGTTGTCCGGAGCCGCCGGACGCGGTTGGGGTCGAGCTTGCGGACATGCGCGACGGTGGGCTCGTGTGGGGTGAGCCGTCCGCTCCGGCTGGCGGGGCCGCCGTCGGGGCGCACGCACTCGTCAGGGTGGCGAGCAGCAGCGCGGACGCAGCAGCCGAGGCCAGGGCAGGTCGAGTGGGCACGGCGAAATGGTATACCATTTTTGGAGTGAGCCAAGCTGAACCAGTGAGGGAACCGCTCGGGCGGCCGTTCGAGAGCGAGGCGGAGCGGGTCGCCCAGACGCTGCGCGACCAGATCATCGACGGCACCCGCGCTCCCGGCGACCGGCTGGTGGAGCGAGACCTCGCCGCGGAGCTCGCGGTCAGTCGGATCCCGATCCGGGATGCGCTCAAGACCCTGGTGGCCGAAGGGCTGGTCACCCCGCGGCCGCGTACCTGGGCGGTGGTGCGGACCTTCACCGCTGACGACATCGAGGATCTGATCGAGGTGCGGTCGGCGTTGGAGACGTTGGCGTTCCGGCTCGCTGCCGAGCGGGGGACTGCGGACCAACTCGCCCTGCTCGGGGAGCAGTTGGCCGGCGAGCAGTTGGCTGCCGCGACGGGAAACGCCAGGGTCGCCCGACGGGCGGGCGCCGACTTCCACGAGACGGTCGTCGCGATGGCTCACAACACCTTGCTGACCGAGCTCTTCACCTCGACCCGCAGTCGGATGCGCTGGCTGTTGGGACAGCACACCGAGCTGACACTCATGGCCGACGAGCACGCGGGCCTCTACCGTGCACTGGTCGACCGGGACCGGGATCGAGCCGGCAGGCTGGCCGAGCAGCACCTGACCACCAGCCGCCGGGCCGCCCTGCGGACGTATGGACCCGGGATCGAGTCTTGACAGTCGGACGTCGCGGACCGGGATCGGCGGCCGGGAATAGTCGGGCACCAGCAGAGTTTGACCCAACCATGACCCCGACCACATTGGCCGCGCAGAGCGGCACCTTCGACATCGTCGATCTCGGCCCGGTCCGCAGACTCGGCTTCGGTGCGATGCGGCTCACCGGCCCAGGCATCTGGGGTGAGCCCGCCGACCGGGAGGTCGCCCGCAGCGTTGCCCGGCGTGCAGTCGAGCTGGGGGTGGATTTCATCGACACTGCGGACTCCTACGGGCCCAATGTCAGTGAGGAGATCCTCGCCGAGGCCCTCTACCCCTATCCGGCCGGTGTGCGGATTGCGACCAAGGTCGGGCTGGTTCGGCCGGGTCCCGGGATCTGGCGGCCCGTCGGCCGGCCGGAATATCTGCGCCAGCAGGCGGAACTGTCGCTGCGCAAGCTGCGGACCGAGCGCCTCGACCTGTTGCAGTTGCACCGACCCGATCCGCAGGTTCCTTTGGCCGAGCAGTTCGGGGCGCTGGCCGAGCTGCAGTCGGAGGGCAAGGTCGCCGCGCTCGGTCTGTCCAACGTCACGGTGGCGCAGATCGAGGAGGCAGGTCGCTACTTCAGTGTGGCGACGGTGCAGAACCGCTACAACTTGACCGACGGGTCCTCGGAGGATGTCCTCGACCACTGCACGGCGCACGGCATCGGGTTCATCCCGTGGGCGCCGATCTCGGCGGGCGCGCTTGCTGCGCAGGGTGGCACGGTCGCTGCCGCCGCCGAGCGGCTGGGCGCGACGCCGGGGCAGATAGCACTGGCCTGGCTGCTTCGTCGCTCCCCGGCGATGCTGCCGATCCCCGGCACGGGGTCGATCGCGCACCTGGAGGAGAACCTCGGCGCAGCGGCTGTTCGCCTGGACGACGACACGTACGCCGAGATCACCGCGGCCCGATAGCCGTGCCGAGTTAGGTGTGAGTTCATCCCCGATGTCGGGGATCAGCTCACACCTTGATGGCAGGCTCGCCTTGTCTTCGTCGGGTAGCCTCGATCATCGGTGTGCCAGTGCTTGTGGTGAACACTGTCCCGCCGCTTTGACCCTCCGCGTCCGACGAGATAACCTAGGCGCTTGTGTCCGGGCTTGCCCGGCTCTGGTGCGTGCCCCGATCTCGGGCCGAGATGCTCGGGCTCTTGCGGTGGTGTCGCACTCGTGGATCGAAGGATCCACACCAACATCCACGCAGCAGAAAGAGACAGTAAGCGGTGCCCACGATCCAGCAGCTGGTCCGCAAGGGCCGCACCGACAAGGTGAGCAAGAACAAGACCCCCGCGCTGAAGGGTTCGCCCCAGCGTCGCGGCGTGTGCACGCGGGTGTACACGACCACGCCGAAGAAGCCCAACTCGGCGCTGCGCAAGGTCGCCCGTGTTCGCCTGTCGTCTGGCACCGAGGTCACCGCCTACATCCCCGGCGTCGGTCACAACCTGCAGGAGCACTCGATGGTGCTCGTCCGCGGAGGCCGCGTGAAGGACCTGCCGGGTGTTCGCTACAAGATCATCCGCGGTTCGCTGGACACCCAGGGTGTCAAGAACCGCAAGCAGGCCCGTAGCCGCTACGGCGCCAAGAAGGAGAAGTAATGCCACGCAAGGGCCCCGCCCCGAAGCGCCCGGTGATGGTCGACCCGGTCTACGGGTCGCCGCTGGTGAGCCAGCTGGTCAGCAAGATCCTGCTGGACGGCAAGAAGACCGTCGCGCAGAACATCGTCTACTCCGCGCTGGAGGGCACCCGGACCAAGACCGGGATCGACCCGGTGCAGACCCTGAAGCGGGCGCTGGACAACGTCAAGCCGTCGCTGGAGGTCAAGAGCCGTCGCGTGGGCGGTGCGACCTATCAGGTTCCGGTCGAGGTGAAGCCGGCTCGCGCCACCACCTTGGCCCTGCGCTGGTTGGTCCACTTCGCGCGGCTGCGGCGTGAGAAGACCATGTCCGAGCGCCTGATGAACGAGATCCTGGACGCCTCGAACGGCCTGGGTGCCGCGGTGAAGCGCCGTGAGGACACGCACAAGATGGCCGAGGCCAACAAGGCCTTCGCCCATTACCGCTGGTAAGAGTCTCCGTACGCCGGGTGGCCGATCGTGCCGCCCGGCTCGGATCGATTCTCGGCCCGCATCGATTTCACCATCGAGCATCGCTCAGATTTTCAAGGAGAGGTTGAAGCCACACCATGGCTGTCGACATCAAGACCGACCTGACCCACGTCCGCAACATCGGGATCATGGCGCACATCGACGCGGGCAAGACCACCACCACCGAGCGCATCCTGTTCTACACCGGTATCAACTACAAGATCGGTGAGGTTCACGAGGGCGCGGCCACGATGGACTGGATGGAGCAGGAGCAGGAGCGCGGCATCACCATCACGTCCGCCGCGACGACCTGCCACTGGCACGACCACCAGATCAACATCATCGACACCCCCGGTCACGTGGACTTCACCGTCGAGGTGGAGCGTTCGCTGCGCGTGCTCGACGGCGCCGTCGCCGTGTTCGACGGGG from Microlunatus phosphovorus NM-1 includes:
- a CDS encoding zinc-dependent alcohol dehydrogenase family protein, with the protein product MTAIQAPTVPDRMRGVYLPGGRRTVVADDIPVPTPGYGQVLLRVGASTICGSDVRAIYREHLGSGPEGYNDVIAGHEPAGQVVAIGPGVKRLGVGARVAVYHISGCGQCSECVKGYFISCTSALRAAYGWQRDGGHGDYLLAEENTCIPLPDYLTYVDGACVACGFSTAYEALVRLQISGQDSLLITGLGPVGLAAGLLAKKLGAAPVYGTDPAGERAALALELGAVDDVLSPDDLTGAGAGTFTAAVDCSGSAAGRRTALAGLRRWGRMAFVGEGGEMSFDVSHEVIHRQLTLIGSWVTSVGRMRELLDRLVVWQLHPEVIVSDRFDLDQAATAYELVDAGKSGKAALVPS
- a CDS encoding ankyrin repeat domain-containing protein, whose amino-acid sequence is MSRQEATRALLRAAATGDLGAARTAIAAKADLEARDDRRRTPLVVATKARQTKVAVLLLEAGADPDAKDDLQDSAFLYAGAEGYNEILRATLRHGANVKSTNRFGGTALIPASEHGHTETVRILINAGVPVDHVNDLNWTAMLEAIVLGNGSADHVDVVRQLIGAGADTSIRDGDGRTPRALAAARGYDQIVALIDDRDEIRERGQRLIKAARTGDLARVERLLDQHASIAARDSSGATALVAAAYGNHLDIAERLLTAGADPNAKDETVQSAYLIATSEVGDDPRLLRLTLKHGADVRSLDSWKGTGLIRAADRGFHRVIKVLLDTDIDIDHVNRIGYTALHEAVILGDGGPSHQRTVAALVAAGVDQSVKDPKGDTALDVARARGYTEIIDLLS
- a CDS encoding GntR family transcriptional regulator, with the translated sequence MREPLGRPFESEAERVAQTLRDQIIDGTRAPGDRLVERDLAAELAVSRIPIRDALKTLVAEGLVTPRPRTWAVVRTFTADDIEDLIEVRSALETLAFRLAAERGTADQLALLGEQLAGEQLAAATGNARVARRAGADFHETVVAMAHNTLLTELFTSTRSRMRWLLGQHTELTLMADEHAGLYRALVDRDRDRAGRLAEQHLTTSRRAALRTYGPGIES
- a CDS encoding aldo/keto reductase, with the protein product MTPTTLAAQSGTFDIVDLGPVRRLGFGAMRLTGPGIWGEPADREVARSVARRAVELGVDFIDTADSYGPNVSEEILAEALYPYPAGVRIATKVGLVRPGPGIWRPVGRPEYLRQQAELSLRKLRTERLDLLQLHRPDPQVPLAEQFGALAELQSEGKVAALGLSNVTVAQIEEAGRYFSVATVQNRYNLTDGSSEDVLDHCTAHGIGFIPWAPISAGALAAQGGTVAAAAERLGATPGQIALAWLLRRSPAMLPIPGTGSIAHLEENLGAAAVRLDDDTYAEITAAR
- the rpsL gene encoding 30S ribosomal protein S12; its protein translation is MPTIQQLVRKGRTDKVSKNKTPALKGSPQRRGVCTRVYTTTPKKPNSALRKVARVRLSSGTEVTAYIPGVGHNLQEHSMVLVRGGRVKDLPGVRYKIIRGSLDTQGVKNRKQARSRYGAKKEK
- the rpsG gene encoding 30S ribosomal protein S7, producing MPRKGPAPKRPVMVDPVYGSPLVSQLVSKILLDGKKTVAQNIVYSALEGTRTKTGIDPVQTLKRALDNVKPSLEVKSRRVGGATYQVPVEVKPARATTLALRWLVHFARLRREKTMSERLMNEILDASNGLGAAVKRREDTHKMAEANKAFAHYRW